The segment GACAAGTAATGTTAGCACCGCGCGAACTTGACTACGATCGAGTACCAACTAGGGCACGTACTTGGGTTAACAAACATCTGAAGTATACTCATGGCTATGGGTTAGTTATGAGTCCGGTAAATAAAGTTACTCCCGAAGGCTTACCCGAACTATTTATTAAAAATATCCCTCCCGAATCTACAGTGAATTTGCAAGTTTCTCAGCCAAGAATTTATTACGGTGAAGAAACAGACAACTACATTTTTACTAATACAAGTACACCGGAATTTGATTATCCTTTAGGTGATGAAAATGCCTCTAATTTTTATGAAGGGATTGGTGGCGTACCAATGAATACTCTTTGGCGGAGGCTAGTCTACGCTTACGATTTGGGCAATCTAAAGGTATTAATTTCTAACTACTTCACCCCCGAATCTCACATTCATTATTATCGCAATATCGAAGAGAGAATTACTAAAATTGCGCCATTTTTACGCTTTGATAGTGACCCTTATATCACCTTAATCGACGGAAAATTAAAATGGTTAATCGATGCTTACACAGTTAGCGATCGCTATCCTTATTCAGAACCAGTTTCAGAAATTGAGAACGCACAAATTATCTTAGAAACTGATAACGAGAACCAACTTCAAAGCGGTGATTTTAACTACGTGCGTAATTCAGTTAAAGTAGTAGTTGATGCTTACGATGGGACAATCGAATTTTTAGCTATTGATGATGAAGATCCGGTTTTAGCTACTTACAAAAAAATATTTCCGCAACTCTTTCACTCCCCAGAAACAATTTCCGACGAACTTATAGATCATTTTCGCTATCCACTCAATCTTTATCAAATTCAAGCGCAAATGTATCTTTCCTATCACATGACCGACCCCGAAGTATTTTACAATCAAGAAGACCTTTGGCGCTTTCCAGAAGCAGTTTTCCAGGAAGAAGAAAGACTGATTGAACCTTATTACTTAATAATGCGTCTTCCCGAAGCCGGAGCAGGTGAAGAATTTGTCTTAATTATGCCCTTTACTCCTGTGAATAAAGATAACATGGTAGCATGGATGGCAGCGCGTTCCGATGGCGAAAATTATGGGACAGCTTTGTTATATGAATTCCCCAAACAAGAGTTAATTTATGGTCCCGGACAAATTGAAGCCAGAATTAACCAAAATCCGCAAATCTCCGAACAATTAACTCTCTGGAGTCAAGAAGGTTCAAATGTAATTCGCGGTGATTTATTAGTCATTCCCATTGAAGAATCTATCTTGTACGTGCAACCAATTTATTTACGTGCAACCGAAGGCGAATTACCTGAGTTAAAACGAGTCATTGTCGCTTATAATCAAGATATCGTTATGGAAACATCTTTAGACCGAGCTTTAGCGGCAATTTTCGGCAACGAACAAGCACAAAGAGAAGAATTACCAACAGATATAAGAGCAATTCCGACACCAGGAAATTTAACTGAAGCTGCATTACAAACATTCCGTCAAGCACAAGAAGCCGCACAAGCAGGAAATTGGACAGAATATGGACGTTTGAGTGATAAATTGGAAACAATTTTAGAGCAATTAAATCGAGAAGTAGAGTCTACACCAAGTCTCAGTCAATAATGCTTAAATTAGTTTGATTAACTAGGGCTTGCTGAACAAATGTCAAAGTCCTTACAGCATAGGTATTTGAGCCTTATTTGAGAAGCCAAGAGTGCAAGCACCATTATTCTTTGAAGATCGGATCTCACCCTATATTGCCCTATAGATGATACGCGATCGCGCCCTAATGCCTTGTAATACCAAAAACGACCCTTGCACTTTTTTCAAAGCAAATGAGTTGTCCGTAACGCTGCATACAAGTTCCCATAGAAGCACTTTTTAATAAGCCTCCCGTGAAAACCGTTCTTAATAATTGGCGACCGCGTTTGAGATTGGCTGGACTCGTGTCCTGAAAAGCTGTTTCTCCGAGTAAAAATTCAAAGAAGTTCCGAACTTCGATATTGGGTTTTTCTTCGTAATAGCGGACATTATCTGCGGTAAAAATTGCTTCGATCGCTTCGGGATGGCTGAAGAAAACAGTAGGTTCTTTAGCACTGCCTATCCGAAAGCAATCTCCGTACTGACGAGCGCGGCGATCGAGATAGTCATA is part of the Oscillatoria salina IIICB1 genome and harbors:
- a CDS encoding UPF0182 family membrane protein, with the protein product MRSTTPRKSPSPYTRITVFVLLILFLVLLPAGTIAHLLTEAWWFEAVNYSEVFWKILKARSLVWLGTFLVYSIFLWFNYALAMRITQNSGFRLLEGTEFELYAKNFPNFIAAFFIFILAFTAAGASIDGWETILKFIHATDFNTTDPIYERDIGFYVFQLPFYQGIQNWLLMLFLSGFLVSAPIYLLKGSIDPEIGNWKYIISGKPKTHLSILLAAIAILFAVGFWLGRYDLLYTSGGVVYGAGYTDTHAITHYLWLMMFLAIAEAILLLVSLRQKSIALPGYGLVIYLLALVFIRGIYPSFQQQFIVEPNELSKEKPYLQYNIAYTRQAYDLDSIQTKQYPANPTLTREDLDEHQATLRNIRLWDYRPLLSTYRQLQEIRLYYKFSDLDIDRYTLNGNYRQVMLAPRELDYDRVPTRARTWVNKHLKYTHGYGLVMSPVNKVTPEGLPELFIKNIPPESTVNLQVSQPRIYYGEETDNYIFTNTSTPEFDYPLGDENASNFYEGIGGVPMNTLWRRLVYAYDLGNLKVLISNYFTPESHIHYYRNIEERITKIAPFLRFDSDPYITLIDGKLKWLIDAYTVSDRYPYSEPVSEIENAQIILETDNENQLQSGDFNYVRNSVKVVVDAYDGTIEFLAIDDEDPVLATYKKIFPQLFHSPETISDELIDHFRYPLNLYQIQAQMYLSYHMTDPEVFYNQEDLWRFPEAVFQEEERLIEPYYLIMRLPEAGAGEEFVLIMPFTPVNKDNMVAWMAARSDGENYGTALLYEFPKQELIYGPGQIEARINQNPQISEQLTLWSQEGSNVIRGDLLVIPIEESILYVQPIYLRATEGELPELKRVIVAYNQDIVMETSLDRALAAIFGNEQAQREELPTDIRAIPTPGNLTEAALQTFRQAQEAAQAGNWTEYGRLSDKLETILEQLNREVESTPSLSQ
- a CDS encoding cytochrome P450 codes for the protein MKLPQGPNTPKLFELMQMGSNAYDYLDRRARQYGDCFRIGSAKEPTVFFSHPEAIEAIFTADNVRYYEEKPNIEVRNFFEFLLGETAFQDTSPANLKRGRQLLRTVFTGGLLKSASMGTCMQRYGQLICFEKSARVVFGITRH